The nucleotide window CCATTAAAGCGGTACGCGAGCTGGGTTTAGAACGTCGTGAGACAGTTCGGTCCCTATCCGCTGTGCGCGTAGGAGTCTTGAGAAGGGCTGTCCCTAGTACGAGAGGACCGGGACGGACGAACCTCTGGTGTGCCAGTTGTCCTGCCAAGGGCATGGCTGGTTGGCTACGTTCGGAAAGGATAACCGCTGAAAGCATCTAAGCGGGAAGCCTGCTTCGAGATGAGGGCTCCCACCCCCTTGAGGGGTTAAGGCTCCCAGTAGACGACTGGGTTGATAGGCCAGATATGGAAGCACCGTAAGGTGTGGAGTTGACTGGTACTAATAGGCCGAGGGCTTGTCCTCAGTTGCTCGCGTCCACTGTGTAGGTTCTGAAGTAATGACCTGTGTCCATGCCGGGTTGGTTAACTTCATAGTGTTTCGGTGGTCATAGCGTTAGGGAAACGCCCGGTTACATTTCGAACCCGGAAGCTAAGCCTTTCAGCGCCGATGGTACTGCAGGGGGGACCCTGTGGGAGAGTAGGACGCCGCCGAACAAATTGTGAAAAGCCCCGTGGGAACTTCGGTTCCCACGGGGCTTTTTTGTGCTTCCGTGATCTTGGGGACCCGCGGTACGTCGTGGCCGACCGGGCAGGTAAGGTCAAGGGGCATCGTTGGTACATTTCCCCACAGGAGGCCTCGCGTGGAGGTCCAGGAGACGCGGGTCCAGACGGATCGTGTCCTCACCATCCCGAATATTCTGAGCATGGCTCGCCTCCTCGGCGTGCCCGTGTTCCTGTGGTTGGTCCTGTGGCCGGAATTCGGGGGCCCGAAGGTCGACGGCTGGGCGCTGCTGGTCCTGGCGCTGAGCGGCGTCAGCGACTATCTGGACGGCCATCTCGCCCGGCGCTGGAACCAGATCAGCAGCCTGGGACGGATCCTGGACCCGGCAGCCGATCGCCTCTACATCCTCTCCACCCTCGTCGGTCTCACCTGGCGCGAGATCCTGCCGGTCTGGCTCACCGCGGCCCTGCTGGCACGGGAACTGATGCTGCTGATCGCGGTCGGATTCCTCGGACGCCACGGCTACGGGCCTCCCCAGGTGAACTTCCTGGGCAAAGCGGCTACGTTCAACTTGATGTACGCCTTCCCGTTGCTCCTGCTGAGCGACGGAAGCGGCTGGCTTCACACGCTCGCTGCTGTTTTCGGATGGGCGTTCGCAGGATGGGGTACAGCGCTCTACTGGTGGGCAGGGATCCTCTACGTGGTCCAGGTCCGCCGACTCATCCGGGCGGACGCCACCGCCGACTGAGCTCTCCGAAACGGCAGCTTGTGCCAAGGGCCGGCGCCCGTACGTGAAAGCAGGAGCGGTGGGCGCTCTGGACAAGTGAAGTCGGCAAGACCGTCGTCTCTTAGAGGAGGACGCTTCCGACATGAAGGCCGTTGTGATGGCCGGCGGCGAAGGAACACGCCTTCGCCCCATGACGTCCAGCATGCCCAAGCCGCTGCTCCCGGTCGCGAACAGGCCGATCATGGAGCATGTACTCCGGCTGCTGAAACGGCATGGTCTCAATGAGACCGTCGTGACCGTGCAATTCCTTGCCTCGCTCGTCAAGAATTACTTCGGCGACGGGGAAGAGCTCGGAATGGAGCTCACCTATGCCAATGAGGAAAAGCCGCTCGGTACCGCGGGAAGTGTGAAGAACGCCGAGGAAGCGCTCAAGGACGATGCCTTCCTCGTCATCTCCGGTGACGCCCTCACCGACTTCGATCTCACCGATCTGATCCGGTTCCATAAGGAAAAGGGCGCCCTCGTCACCGTCTGTCTCACCCGGGTCCCCAATCCGCTCGAGTTCGGCATCACCATCGTCGACGAGGCCGGCAAGGTCGAACGTTTCCTGGAGAAGCCCACCTGGGGCCAGGTCTTCTCGGACACCGTCAACACCGGCATCTACGTCATGGAGCCGGAGGTCTTCGACTACTTCGAGCCCGATGTGTCGGTCGACTGGTCCGGCGATGTCTTTCCGCAGCTGATGAAGGAAGGCAAGCCGATCTATGGCTATATCGCCGAGGGCTACTGGGAGGACGTCGGCACCCACGAGAGCTATGTGAAGGCCCAGGCCGATGTGCTCGAAGGTAAGGTCGATGTCGAAATCGACGGCTTCGAGATCTCACCGGGCGTGTGGGTCGCCGAGGGCGCCGAAGTACACCCCGACGCGGTGCTGCGCGGTCCGCTGTACATCGGCGACTACGCCAAGATCGAGGCGGATGTGGAGCTACGTGAGCACACTGTCGTCGGCTCCAACGTCGTGGTGAAAAGCGGTGCGTTCCTGCACCGGGCCGTCGTGCACGACAACGTCTACATCGGTCAGCAGAGCAATCTGCGCGGCTGTGTGGTCGGCAAGAACACCGACATCATGCGGGCCGCCCGGATCGAGGACGGCGCCGTCATCGGCGACGAGTGCCTGATCGGCGAAGAATCGATCGTGCAGGGGAATGTGCGGGTCTACCCGTTCAAGACCATCGAGGCCGGTGCGTTCGTCAACACCTCGGTGATCTGGGAGTCCCGCGGTCAGGCGCATCTCTTCGGCGCCCGGGGCGTGTCCGGGATCCTCAACGTCGAGATCACGCCGGAGCTCGCCGTGCGGCTCGCGGGCGCGTATGCCACCACGCTCAAGAAGGGCTCCACGGTCACCACCGCGCGGGACCACTCCCGGGGTGCCCGGGCGCTCAAGCGTGCCGTGATCTCCGCGCTGCAGGCCAGCGCCATCGACGTACGCGACCTGGAGAACGTCCCGCTGCCGGTCGCCCGCCAGCAGACCGCCCGCGGCAGTGCCGGCGGCATCATGGTCCGTACGACGCCCGGCGTGCCGGACTCCGTGGACATCATGTTCTTCGACGAGCGCGGCGCGGACCTCTCACAGGCCGGACAGCGCAAGCTCGACCGCGTCTTCGCCCGGCAGGAGTACCGCCGCGCCTTCCCCGGCGAGATCGGTGATCTGATCTTTCCCGCCAGCGTCTTCGACTCCTATACGGGGTCCCTGCTGCGGGCCGTGGACACCACAGGCGTCAGCGACTCCGGACTGAAGGTCGTCGTGGACGCCTCGAACGGCAGCGCCGGACTGGTCCTGCCCAGTCTGCTGGGACGGCTCGGCGTCGACGCGCTGACGATCAACCCCGGGCTCGACGAATCCCGGCCGACCGAGACCGCCGACGCCCGGCGGGCCGGGCTCGTCCGGCTCGGCGAGATCGTGGCCTCGGCGCGGGCCGACTTCGGTGTGCGCTTCGACCCCGTGGGCGAGCGGCTGTCCCTGGTGGACGAGCGCGGCCGGATCATCGAGGACGGCCGGGCACTGCTGGTCATGCTGGATCTGGTCGCGGCGGAACGGCGCACCGGCCGGGTGGCGCTGCCGGTGACCACGACCCGGATCGCCGAGCAGGTGGCGGCATACCACGGGACGCAGGTGGAGTGGACGACGACCTCGCCCGACGATCTGACCCGTGTGGGACGTGCCGACGGCACCGTCTTCGGCGGGGACGGCATGGGCGGCTTCATCATCCCCGAGTTCAGCAGCGTCTTCGACGGCTCGGCCGCGTTCGTCCGGCTGATCGGCCTGGTGGCCCGCACGCAGCTCACGCTCAGCCAGATCGACGCACGGATCCCGCGGGCACACGTCCAGCGCCGCGACCTCGCCACCCCGTGGGCGGTCAAGGGTCTGGTCATGCGGCACGTCGTCGAGGCGGCCGGCGACCGGGATGTCGACACCACCGACGGTGTCCGTGTGGTGGAGAGCGACGGCCGCTGGGTGCTGGTGCTGCCCGACCCCGCCGAGGCGGTCACCCACCTGTGGGCGGAGGGGCCCGATGACGCCTCCGCCCAGCAGCTGCTGGACGAGTGGTCCGCAGTGGTGGACAGCGCGGGACGCTGACCCGGACCCCACCGGCGCGCCGTGAACCGGCACGCCGGTGGGGCCATTGGGAGACTGTCGGGCCGACGTGCGACGATGTGCGGCATGTCGCAGCAGCGCCCCGATCGGAGCAGCCCGAAAGCGTCCGCCGCGCGCCCCGATGCGTCCATGTCGCTGCTGACCAACGTGATGGATCACAGCCTCGACGAGGGATATGCCGAGGCCGCCGCGCGGAAGTCCGAAACCGGGGTGCGCGGTCTGCCGCGTACCCTGCGCGCGAAGCTGGGGCTCGCCGCCGGACTGGTGCTCGCCGCGGTCGTGGTGACGGTCGGGGCGGCGCAGGCGCAGATATCGGCACCGACGCTCGCCAAGGAGCGCGAAGAGCTCATCCACCGCATCCAGACGGGCACCGGCGAGGCGGACAAGCAGCAGCACCGGGTCGACGCGCTGCGCGACGACGTCAGCCGGATGCAGCGCGAGGCGCTGAAGCAGCACGGCGGGGGCAAGGCCGAGCTGCTGGGGCTGCTGGCCGGTTCGACGCAGGTCACCGGGCCGGGGGTGAAGCTCGTCGTGGACGATGCCAAGGGGGCGGAGTCCAGCGGCGGCGGACCGCGTGAGAGCAGTGGTTTCTCGGACACCGGGCGGGTACGCGACCGGGATATGCAACGCGTCGTCAACGGCCTGTGGGCGTCCGGTGCGGAAGCCATCTCCGTCAACGGACAGCGGCTTACGTCACTCTCGGCGATCAGAGCCGCAGGAGACGCCATACTGGTCGACAACAAGCCGCTGGTGCCGCCTTACACGGTGCTGGCGGTGGGGGACGGGCAGCGGCTGAGCACGGCGTTCCAGGACAGCGCCGACGGCCAGTACCTGCATGTGCTGCAGGAGAACTACGGCGTCCGCACCAGGATTTCCGCGGAGAGCGAGATCACGCTGCCGCCCGCGCCCAGCTTGATCGTTCGTACCGCAAAGCCGCAGGCCGGTGCCGCCAAGGCGGACGGCGCCGACACAGGGAAGGGCACATCGTGATCGCCGTACTGGGCCTCATCGTGGGAGTCGTGGTCGGACTTGTCGTCCGTCCCGTGGTGCCGACGGTGGTCGAACCCTACTTGCCGATCGCCGTCGTCGCGGCGCTGGATGCCGTGTTCGGCGGTCTGCGCGCGATGCTGGACGGCATCTTCGACGACAAGGTCTTCGTGGTCTCCTTCCTGTCGAACGTGGTCGTCGCCGCACTGATCGTCTTCCTCGGCGACAAGCTGGGCGTCGGCGCCCAACTCTCCACGGGTGTCGTCGTGGTGCTGGGCATCCGGATCTTCTCCAACGCCGCGGCGATCCGCCGGCACGTCTTCAGGGCGTGAGACGGATGACACCGGACGAGAACCCCCAGCCGGAGAAGCAGCCGGAGCAGTCGGAACAGCCGGAGAAGCCGGGAATGCAGCCCGAGCAGCCGGAGCAGCCGGAGACGGAACAGGGCCAGGACCACGGCCCGGCCGGCCGGCGGCCGATGCCGCCCGAGAGCCCCGGCGCCGCCGAGCGGGCGGAGGCCGACGAGACGCCCGAGCCTCAAGAACCGGACAGTGCTGGACAGAAGCAGGACAAAGGGGCAGACTCCTCGACTCCGGACGCGGTTGCGGAGAACGGGAGCGCGGCACGCCCGGCATCCGGTCGGGAGCGGCTTGTCGCGAGTCTGTGGCCGCCCCGCCTGACCCGGGCTCAACTGATCGTTGCGCTGCTGCTGTTCATTCTCGGCCTCGGCCTGGCGATTCAGGTACGTTCCACGAGTGACAGCAGCGCGCTGCGAGGTGCGCGCCAGGAGGACTTGGTGCGCATTCTGGACGAGCTGGACAACCGCTCCCAGCGGTTGACCGACGAACAGCGGCGACTGGAAGGGCAGAAGACCGAGCTGGCGAACAGCTCGGACCAGGCCGAGGAGGCCCGTAAGCAGACCGTGGAGAAGGAACAGCAGCTGGGCGTGCTGGCCGGGACCGTCGCGGCGCAAGGGCCCGGCATCACCCTGACCATCGACGACCCGGCGCATTCCGTCGAGGCGGACAAACTGCTGGACACCATCCAGGAGCTGCGGGCGGCCGGCGCCGAAGCAATCCAGGTCAATGATGTCCGGGTCGTCGCGAACACTTCGCTGTCGGACGTCCGTGGTGGTGTGGGGATCGACGGCAAGCGGGTCACTCAGCCGTACCGCTTCAAGGTGATCGGCAAGCCGGAGGATCTGGAACCGGCGCTGAACATCCCCGGCGGAGTGGTCCAGACTCTGGAAAAGGAGCAGGCCAAGGTGTCTGTGACCCGTGAAAAGAAGATCATTGTGGACGCCTTGCGAGAGGCGAAGCGGCCTGACTACGCTCGGTCGTCGTCGCAGTGAGGCGTACAGGTATGTCGAGTGTCCGGCGAGGGCATGAGGTAGCGGGGGGTCGACGCACCGTGCGTGTGGTGTGTGGTGGAAACTGTCTGAAGGCCACGGACGTTCACAGGATGTCCGGATGGGCCGGTGTGTGCATCGAGGGTTCGTCCTGCCCCACGGGCGGGTCTGTTTCGTTCAAGGGGAATCGCCCGTGAAGTTGTTTGGAAAGCTGTTCGGCAAGAGCGCACGCCAGGAGGGCGGCAGCGGCTCCGCGCGGCACCGTGCTCCGCGCCAGCCCGATGAGAGCGGCGCGGCCGAGGACCGTCCGCTCTTCCGTGACGAGGTCGGCGGGCCGTCCGGGGGGCACGGCGCGGGTTCTGTTGACCCCTCCGTGCCCGGCCGCATAGGTTCCCAGGAATCATCGGCCGCACGCACGGGTGGAGGGTCAGCCTTGCCGGTTTGTACGAGGTGCGGCAGCCGGAACGCCGAGGCGAGCCGGTTCTGCTCCAACTGCGGTGCGCCGCTGCGACCGGGCGCCCAGCCCGAGCGGGCTTCCGAGACGACCTCGACCATCTCCATTTCGGGGCTGGAGGCCTACGACTCCGAGGCGACGGGCCAGAATCTGTCGCCCTCGCTGTCCCCCGAGGCCCAGGCGGCCGTCGACGCCCTCCCGCTGGGGTCGGCGCTGCTGGTCGTCCGCCGGGGTCCGAATTCGGGCAGCCGCTTCCTTCTGGACGGCGAGCTGACGACGGCGGGCCGGCATCCGCAGGGCGACATCTTCCTCGACGACGTGACGGTCTCGCGTCGCCACGTGGAATTCCGCCGCGGCCCGGACGGTCTCTTCACGGTCGCCGACGTCGGCAGCCTGAACGGCACCTACGTCAACCGTGAGCGGATCGATTCCGTCGTCCTCGCCAACGGCGACGAGGTCCAGATCGGCAAGTTCCGCCTGGTCTTCTACGCGAGCCAGCGAGGCGCCGGTATCTGACCGGCCGGGGAAGGCATATGCGCCATACACCGAAAGGCGGTGCCGGCCCGTCCGGCACCGCCTCCTCGGACGGCAAGCCGGTGAGCATCGGCACGGTGCTCACCCGGCTGCGCGAGGAGTTTCCCGAGGTCACCATCTCCAAGATTCGCTTCCTGGAGGCCGAGGGGCTGGTCGAGCCGAAGCGCACGCCTTCCGGATACCGCAAATTCACGCCCGCGGACGTGGAGCGGCTCGCGAACGTCCTGCGGATGCAGCGGGACCACTATCTGCCGCTGAAGGTCATCCGCGAGCACCTGGACGCCCTGGAGCGCGGTGAGCAGGTGCAGCTGCCCGCTCCGGCCACTCCGTCCCGGGACCTGGTCGAGGGCGTGTCCGAGCCGGGTGCGGAGCGTCCTACGGCTGCCCGGATCGGCCGGGCCGAGCTGCTGGCCGCCGCGGAGGTGGACGAGGCGACACTCGCCGACTGGGAGTCCTACGGACTCATCGTCTCCCACGCGGAGGGCGGATACGACATCGAGGCCGTCACGGTGGCCAAACTCGTCGCCGACCTGGGCCGCTTCGGTCTCGAACCGCGGCATCTGCGGGCGGTGAAGGCGGGCGCCGAGCGCGAGGCGGGCCTGGTCGAACAGGTCGTTGCACCCCTTCGGCGGCACCGTAACCCACAGACCAGGGCGCACGCCGAGGCGACCGCCAGGGAGCTGGCAACGCTGTCCGTACGGCTGCACGCGGCCCTTCTGCAGACCGCTCTGCGGGTCCGGCTGTAGCGGGCAAACGACTGCCCGACTACCCAAACCGGCCGGGCACGTCCTAGGGTTGCTGTGTGAACGAGCTCGACGTCGTGGGTGTCCGGGTGGAAATGCCTTCCAGCCAACCGATCGTGCTCCTGCGGGAGGTGGGAGGCGATCGTTACTTGCCCATTTGGATCGGGCCAGGGGAGGCCACCGCCATCGCCTTTGCCCAGCAGGGCATGGTCCCTGCCAGGCCGCTGACGCACGACCTTTTCAAGGACGTGCTCGAAGCGGTGGGCCAGGAACTGACGCAGGTCCGCATCACGGATCTGCGCGAGGGGGTTTTCTATGCAGAACTCGTCTTCGCGAGCGGAGTCGAGGTCAGCGCGCGTCCGTCGGACGCCATAGCGCTGGCGCTGCGCACCGGTACGCCGATCTTCGGTACCGACGGTGTGCTGGACGACGCGGGGATCGCCATCCCGGACGAGCAGGAGGACGAGGTGGAGAAGTTCCGCGAGTTCCTCGACCAGATCTCGCCCGAGGACTTCGGTACCAACAGCCAGTGATTCCGGCCGGTCGAACCATCTGTTTTCGGCCAAACAATGAGCCGTTCCCCGTTTCGGGTCACGAGAAACCACTCGTAGGGTGATTATCACTCGGCGTGGCGAGCGCGGCGATCGTTGACGCACCCCGAGTGACTGCATACCGTCGATATGGCAGGTCCCGTCCGGGACGTGGAGGACGGAGGGCGGCGTGGCAATCACCGGCGACGGTATGGCGGCGGAAGGGGCGTTGCCGCTCCACTCGGGCGCGGCAGCGAACCATGCCCCGGCACCGGCCGCGGCGGTGTCGGGGGACTGCGAGGCGCAGAACATCGGCTATCGCGGCCCGACCGCCTGTGCGGCAGCGGGCATCACCTATCGGCAGCTCGACTACTGGGCGCGTACCGGCCTGGTGGAGCCGAGCATCCGGCCGGCGTACGGCTCCGGCACCCAGCGGCTGTACAGCTTCCGGGACGTCGTGGTTCTCAAGATCGTCAAGCGGCTGCTGGACACCGGGGTGTCGCTGCAGAACATCCGCACCGCCGTGCAGCACCTGCGGGCGCGGGGGCTGGCGGATCTGACGCGGATGACGCTGATGAGTGACGGGGCGACCGTCTACGAGTGCACCTCACCGGACCAGGTCGTGGATCTGCTCCAGGGCGGCCAGGGCGTTTTCGGGATCGCCGTGGGCGTGGTGTGGCGGGACGTGGAGGGCGTGCTGTCACAGCTCCATGGGGAGCGTGTGGACACCGGCGAGACGCTGATCGGGAAGAACCCGCACGACGAGCTGGCGCGACGGCGCAACCGGGCCGGCTGAGTCCCCGGCAAGGTGCGCGGCCCGGCATCGGGCCGATTGTCAGTGGCATGGGGCAGCATCGGAGATGTGAGACCTGCGCCGACGATCCTGCATCTGGACATGGATGCGTTCTTCGCGGCCGCCGAACAGGCGGCCAAGCCGAGTCTGCGGGGCAAGCCCGTGGTCGTCGGCGGGATCGGGGTGCGCGGAGTGGTCTCCACGGCCTCGTACGAAGCCCGGGTGTTCGGCGTCCGCTCGGCGATGCCCACGGCCCAGGCGCGCCGGCTGTGCCCCAACGCGGCCTATCTGGCCCCTCGCTTCACGCTGTACCGCCAGGTGAGTGAGGCGGTGATGGAGCTGCTGCACGCCCTGTCGCCGCTGGTGGAGCCGCTCAGCCTGGACGAGGCGTTCGTCGATCTGGAGGCCGGCGGGGTGCCGGCCCGGACCGCTGCCGTACGGGCCGTGGGGGAGCGGCTGCGGCGCGATATCCGGTCCACCACGGGGCTGACCGGCTCGGTCGGGCTCGCCGGCGCCAAGATGCTGGCGAAGATCGCGTCCGAGGCGGCCAAGCCGGACGGCCTGGTGGTGATCGAGCCCGGCACCGAGCGGGAGCTGCTGGATCCGCTGCCGGTGCGGACGTTGCCCGGGGTGGGTCCGGCCACGGCCGAGACGCTGCGCCGGGCCGGGATCCACACGGTCGCGGAGACCGCGGAGGCCGGCGAGGCCGAGCTGGTCCGGCTGCTGGGCCGGGCGCACGGCGCCGGGCTGTACGCGATGGCGCTGGGCCGGGACGACCGCCCGGTGGTGGCCGAGCGGGACGCGAAGTCGATCTCGGTCGAGGACACCTTCGAGGTCGATCTGACCGACCGGACCCGGGTGCGCAGCGAGATGCTGCGGCTGGCCGACCGCTGTGTCCAGCGGCTGCGGGCGGCCGGGCGCTCCGGGCGCACGGTAGTGATCAAGGTGCGGAACTACGACTTCTCGACGCTGACCCGCTCCGAGACGCTCCGCGGGCCCACCGATGACCCGGCGGTGATACGGGAGGCCGCCGTGCGGCTGCTGGAGATGGTGGACACCACGGGCGGGGTGCGGCTGCTGGGCGTGGGGGTCAGCGGGCTGGCCGACTTCACACA belongs to Streptomyces sp. NBC_01454 and includes:
- a CDS encoding mannose-1-phosphate guanyltransferase, with amino-acid sequence MKAVVMAGGEGTRLRPMTSSMPKPLLPVANRPIMEHVLRLLKRHGLNETVVTVQFLASLVKNYFGDGEELGMELTYANEEKPLGTAGSVKNAEEALKDDAFLVISGDALTDFDLTDLIRFHKEKGALVTVCLTRVPNPLEFGITIVDEAGKVERFLEKPTWGQVFSDTVNTGIYVMEPEVFDYFEPDVSVDWSGDVFPQLMKEGKPIYGYIAEGYWEDVGTHESYVKAQADVLEGKVDVEIDGFEISPGVWVAEGAEVHPDAVLRGPLYIGDYAKIEADVELREHTVVGSNVVVKSGAFLHRAVVHDNVYIGQQSNLRGCVVGKNTDIMRAARIEDGAVIGDECLIGEESIVQGNVRVYPFKTIEAGAFVNTSVIWESRGQAHLFGARGVSGILNVEITPELAVRLAGAYATTLKKGSTVTTARDHSRGARALKRAVISALQASAIDVRDLENVPLPVARQQTARGSAGGIMVRTTPGVPDSVDIMFFDERGADLSQAGQRKLDRVFARQEYRRAFPGEIGDLIFPASVFDSYTGSLLRAVDTTGVSDSGLKVVVDASNGSAGLVLPSLLGRLGVDALTINPGLDESRPTETADARRAGLVRLGEIVASARADFGVRFDPVGERLSLVDERGRIIEDGRALLVMLDLVAAERRTGRVALPVTTTRIAEQVAAYHGTQVEWTTTSPDDLTRVGRADGTVFGGDGMGGFIIPEFSSVFDGSAAFVRLIGLVARTQLTLSQIDARIPRAHVQRRDLATPWAVKGLVMRHVVEAAGDRDVDTTDGVRVVESDGRWVLVLPDPAEAVTHLWAEGPDDASAQQLLDEWSAVVDSAGR
- a CDS encoding FHA domain-containing protein; translation: MGRCVHRGFVLPHGRVCFVQGESPVKLFGKLFGKSARQEGGSGSARHRAPRQPDESGAAEDRPLFRDEVGGPSGGHGAGSVDPSVPGRIGSQESSAARTGGGSALPVCTRCGSRNAEASRFCSNCGAPLRPGAQPERASETTSTISISGLEAYDSEATGQNLSPSLSPEAQAAVDALPLGSALLVVRRGPNSGSRFLLDGELTTAGRHPQGDIFLDDVTVSRRHVEFRRGPDGLFTVADVGSLNGTYVNRERIDSVVLANGDEVQIGKFRLVFYASQRGAGI
- a CDS encoding CDP-alcohol phosphatidyltransferase family protein; protein product: MEVQETRVQTDRVLTIPNILSMARLLGVPVFLWLVLWPEFGGPKVDGWALLVLALSGVSDYLDGHLARRWNQISSLGRILDPAADRLYILSTLVGLTWREILPVWLTAALLARELMLLIAVGFLGRHGYGPPQVNFLGKAATFNLMYAFPLLLLSDGSGWLHTLAAVFGWAFAGWGTALYWWAGILYVVQVRRLIRADATAD
- the ftsR gene encoding transcriptional regulator FtsR, producing MRHTPKGGAGPSGTASSDGKPVSIGTVLTRLREEFPEVTISKIRFLEAEGLVEPKRTPSGYRKFTPADVERLANVLRMQRDHYLPLKVIREHLDALERGEQVQLPAPATPSRDLVEGVSEPGAERPTAARIGRAELLAAAEVDEATLADWESYGLIVSHAEGGYDIEAVTVAKLVADLGRFGLEPRHLRAVKAGAEREAGLVEQVVAPLRRHRNPQTRAHAEATARELATLSVRLHAALLQTALRVRL
- a CDS encoding bifunctional nuclease family protein, translated to MNELDVVGVRVEMPSSQPIVLLREVGGDRYLPIWIGPGEATAIAFAQQGMVPARPLTHDLFKDVLEAVGQELTQVRITDLREGVFYAELVFASGVEVSARPSDAIALALRTGTPIFGTDGVLDDAGIAIPDEQEDEVEKFREFLDQISPEDFGTNSQ
- a CDS encoding MerR family transcriptional regulator, with product MAITGDGMAAEGALPLHSGAAANHAPAPAAAVSGDCEAQNIGYRGPTACAAAGITYRQLDYWARTGLVEPSIRPAYGSGTQRLYSFRDVVVLKIVKRLLDTGVSLQNIRTAVQHLRARGLADLTRMTLMSDGATVYECTSPDQVVDLLQGGQGVFGIAVGVVWRDVEGVLSQLHGERVDTGETLIGKNPHDELARRRNRAG
- a CDS encoding DNA polymerase IV, whose product is MRPAPTILHLDMDAFFAAAEQAAKPSLRGKPVVVGGIGVRGVVSTASYEARVFGVRSAMPTAQARRLCPNAAYLAPRFTLYRQVSEAVMELLHALSPLVEPLSLDEAFVDLEAGGVPARTAAVRAVGERLRRDIRSTTGLTGSVGLAGAKMLAKIASEAAKPDGLVVIEPGTERELLDPLPVRTLPGVGPATAETLRRAGIHTVAETAEAGEAELVRLLGRAHGAGLYAMALGRDDRPVVAERDAKSISVEDTFEVDLTDRTRVRSEMLRLADRCVQRLRAAGRSGRTVVIKVRNYDFSTLTRSETLRGPTDDPAVIREAAVRLLEMVDTTGGVRLLGVGVSGLADFTQEDLFAQLATEREAREAEEAAGAAEPADGGGRAQEAQEELPRRWHPGLDVVHEEYGAGWVQGSGVGRVTIRFETPWSAPGRVRTFAVEDPALRPGEPLPLVGGGPADAQSSEPAILPKSLSPDPGEDTGSVGEEISSR
- a CDS encoding DUF881 domain-containing protein, with product MCGMSQQRPDRSSPKASAARPDASMSLLTNVMDHSLDEGYAEAAARKSETGVRGLPRTLRAKLGLAAGLVLAAVVVTVGAAQAQISAPTLAKEREELIHRIQTGTGEADKQQHRVDALRDDVSRMQREALKQHGGGKAELLGLLAGSTQVTGPGVKLVVDDAKGAESSGGGPRESSGFSDTGRVRDRDMQRVVNGLWASGAEAISVNGQRLTSLSAIRAAGDAILVDNKPLVPPYTVLAVGDGQRLSTAFQDSADGQYLHVLQENYGVRTRISAESEITLPPAPSLIVRTAKPQAGAAKADGADTGKGTS
- a CDS encoding DUF881 domain-containing protein codes for the protein MTPDENPQPEKQPEQSEQPEKPGMQPEQPEQPETEQGQDHGPAGRRPMPPESPGAAERAEADETPEPQEPDSAGQKQDKGADSSTPDAVAENGSAARPASGRERLVASLWPPRLTRAQLIVALLLFILGLGLAIQVRSTSDSSALRGARQEDLVRILDELDNRSQRLTDEQRRLEGQKTELANSSDQAEEARKQTVEKEQQLGVLAGTVAAQGPGITLTIDDPAHSVEADKLLDTIQELRAAGAEAIQVNDVRVVANTSLSDVRGGVGIDGKRVTQPYRFKVIGKPEDLEPALNIPGGVVQTLEKEQAKVSVTREKKIIVDALREAKRPDYARSSSQ
- a CDS encoding small basic family protein produces the protein MIAVLGLIVGVVVGLVVRPVVPTVVEPYLPIAVVAALDAVFGGLRAMLDGIFDDKVFVVSFLSNVVVAALIVFLGDKLGVGAQLSTGVVVVLGIRIFSNAAAIRRHVFRA